In Haloarcula salinisoli, one genomic interval encodes:
- a CDS encoding DHH family phosphoesterase: MSPDPELSVSKPRRLWELLGDSGTLTIVCHDNPDPDCLASAVGLGTIAAAAGIDERHILYSGEISHQQNRALVNLLDIELEPFRPEVVRNRPPEDLLAFVDHSIPGENNRVPPETSVDIVIDHHPVDEISAQFVDNREAVGATATIMTEYIRALPIEPTPRVATALLFAIRRETLDFLRGVTRNEYEAAAYLHEYSETKMVRQLSTPAVSSATVDTIAHAIENRQVTGSVLISQVGRTSERDALPQAADYLMTLEGVETTIVFGLVENTIQISARSTDSRVHIGSVLDSAFDDVGSAGGHREMAGGTIELGIFSGYTTDDAQLMGIVDQVITARLLNALNIEDADGG, from the coding sequence ATGAGCCCTGATCCGGAACTCTCTGTTAGCAAACCACGGCGGCTCTGGGAGCTACTGGGCGACAGCGGGACGCTCACTATCGTCTGCCACGATAACCCCGACCCGGACTGTCTGGCCAGCGCCGTCGGTCTGGGCACCATCGCCGCCGCCGCGGGCATCGACGAGCGTCACATCCTCTACAGCGGAGAGATATCACACCAGCAAAACCGGGCGCTGGTGAACTTGCTCGACATAGAGCTGGAGCCGTTCCGCCCCGAGGTGGTCCGAAACCGTCCGCCCGAAGACCTGCTGGCCTTCGTCGACCACTCGATTCCCGGCGAGAACAATCGCGTCCCGCCCGAGACCAGTGTCGACATCGTCATCGACCACCATCCCGTGGACGAAATCTCGGCCCAGTTCGTCGACAACCGCGAGGCCGTGGGGGCGACTGCGACTATCATGACCGAGTACATCCGGGCGCTCCCGATAGAGCCGACGCCACGGGTCGCCACTGCCCTCCTCTTTGCCATCCGCCGGGAAACGCTCGACTTCCTTCGGGGCGTCACTCGCAACGAGTACGAGGCCGCCGCCTACCTCCACGAGTACAGCGAGACGAAGATGGTCCGACAGCTCTCGACGCCCGCCGTCAGCAGCGCGACCGTCGACACCATCGCCCACGCTATCGAGAACCGACAGGTCACTGGGTCGGTGCTCATCTCGCAGGTCGGCCGGACGAGCGAGCGCGACGCACTTCCCCAGGCCGCAGATTACCTGATGACCCTGGAAGGCGTCGAGACGACCATCGTCTTCGGGCTGGTCGAGAACACGATTCAGATAAGTGCCCGGTCGACCGACTCGCGGGTGCATATCGGGTCGGTGCTCGACAGTGCGTTCGACGACGTCGGCAGCGCGGGGGGCCACCGCGAGATGGCCGGCGGCACTATCGAACTGGGTATCTTCTCCGGGTACACCACCGACGACGCCCAGCTCATGGGTATTGTCGACCAGGTCATCACCGCGCGGCTGCTGAACGCGTTGAACATCGAGGACGCGGACGGCGGGTAA
- a CDS encoding universal stress protein: MYDHILVPTDGSDHADRAAGHAALLADAFDATVHLLTVVDIETAAGPFSAGGVDDDYVEQRTASERDALAERAARVDGDVETAVTTGQPSEGILEYVREHEVDLVVMGTHGRSGLRRYLTGSVAERVLRLSPVPVLTVRATEASEVGDGYGDILVPTDGSGRATAAVAHAVAVADAFGGTVHAVSVVNVGDIATGAEVSVPAGLLEELEAAATDATEAIATEAAAAGVEAVTEVRTGRPKHDLLEYVADHDVDLVVMGTHGRTGLDRVLLGSTAEALVRRAEVPVLTVSQNGS; the protein is encoded by the coding sequence ATGTACGACCACATTCTCGTGCCGACCGACGGGAGCGACCACGCCGACCGCGCGGCCGGCCACGCGGCGCTGCTGGCCGACGCGTTCGACGCGACGGTCCATCTGCTCACGGTCGTCGACATCGAGACGGCCGCGGGGCCGTTCTCGGCGGGCGGTGTCGACGACGACTACGTCGAGCAACGGACAGCCAGCGAGCGCGACGCACTGGCAGAGCGTGCGGCCAGAGTCGACGGCGACGTCGAGACGGCGGTGACGACGGGGCAGCCCTCGGAGGGGATACTCGAGTACGTCCGCGAGCACGAGGTCGACCTCGTGGTGATGGGGACCCACGGGCGCAGCGGGTTGCGGCGGTACCTCACCGGCAGTGTGGCCGAACGGGTGTTGCGACTGTCACCGGTGCCCGTGCTGACGGTGCGAGCCACCGAGGCAAGCGAGGTAGGCGACGGCTACGGTGACATCCTCGTACCGACAGACGGGAGCGGGCGGGCGACTGCCGCGGTGGCCCACGCGGTGGCGGTCGCGGACGCGTTCGGAGGCACTGTCCACGCCGTCAGTGTCGTCAACGTCGGGGACATCGCGACGGGCGCCGAGGTCAGCGTCCCGGCCGGGTTGCTCGAAGAGCTCGAGGCCGCGGCGACAGACGCGACCGAGGCCATCGCGACCGAGGCGGCGGCGGCCGGCGTGGAGGCCGTGACCGAAGTACGGACTGGACGGCCCAAGCACGACTTGCTGGAGTACGTCGCGGACCACGACGTCGACCTCGTGGTGATGGGCACCCACGGTCGAACGGGACTGGACAGAGTCTTGCTCGGGAGCACCGCGGAAGCGCTCGTCAGGCGCGCCGAGGTGCCGGTACTGACGGTGAGCCAGAACGGCAGTTAA
- a CDS encoding DUF7344 domain-containing protein: MGGFADQSDVPDAETLLSNRRRRYLLYCLHLYANPLKLPDIAHQVTVWERPDSPDVCLKTRLKTYMSLYHDHLPKLASADLVRYEQDEDMVELGPGVGGITPSLETRLRRDIDDLLGAEGSF; the protein is encoded by the coding sequence ATGGGTGGATTCGCCGACCAATCGGACGTACCCGACGCCGAGACACTGCTTTCCAACCGGCGTCGTCGCTACCTGCTCTACTGTCTGCACCTGTACGCGAACCCGCTCAAGCTCCCGGATATCGCCCATCAGGTGACCGTCTGGGAACGACCTGACAGCCCGGATGTGTGTCTGAAAACGCGGCTCAAGACGTATATGTCCCTGTATCACGACCACCTCCCGAAGCTCGCGAGTGCCGACCTCGTCCGGTACGAACAGGACGAGGACATGGTGGAACTGGGCCCCGGCGTCGGCGGGATTACGCCGTCACTGGAGACGCGACTCCGGCGTGACATCGACGACTTGCTCGGCGCCGAGGGGTCGTTTTGA